One window from the genome of Nitrospira sp. encodes:
- the glgB gene encoding 1,4-alpha-glucan branching protein GlgB: MATPTALKLDDLERLITGTHWNPRAILGPHPTPQGMAIRIWLPFAESVGIVPTGQTAPIQAKRIHEAGLFEAILPQQKHAHDYTIRAQAADGTITESHDPYALPPLLTDFELHLFSEGTFYRAYESLGAHVRTTEGITGVHFVVWAPNAARVSVVGEFNRWDGRCHPMTNRGSTGLWELFLPDLPDGSLYKYEIRPRGQDAVLVKADPYACASELRPRTASIVRDLSDFTWHDEAWMNARAQLNPLRAPIAIYEVHLGSWMRVPEEGNRWLTYHELASRLIPYVKDLGYTHLELLPVTEHPFDGSWGYQATGYFSATSRYGTPEDFMAFVDAAHAAGIGVIMDWAPAHFPDDPHGLAFFDGTHLYDHADPRLGYHPDWHSRIFNYDRPEVRNFLLNSALFWLDKYHIDGIRVDAVASMLYLDYGRKAGEWIPNQFGGNENLGAVTLLKELNVLVHRDFPGAMTIAEESTSWPGVSRPTYTGGLGFTFKWNMGWMHDTLNYFAHEPVHRKFHQNQMTFGLLYAFTENFVLVLSHDEVVHGKRSLIGKMPGDPWQQFANLRALYGYMYGHPGKKMLFMGNEFGQWREWNHDTSLDWHLCEYPPHHGLQRFVRDLNHLYRQEPALHRVDYEWNGFQWIDFNDAENSVIVFLRKGEDGSESILCIGNFTPVPRHHYRVGVPTAGHYRELLNSDAELYGGSNMGNSGGVRAEASPCHGLPYSLNLTLPPLSMLFFKLQPE, translated from the coding sequence ATGGCAACCCCTACCGCACTCAAGCTGGACGATCTCGAACGACTTATTACCGGCACCCATTGGAATCCGCGTGCGATCCTTGGCCCGCATCCGACTCCTCAGGGTATGGCCATCCGCATATGGCTTCCGTTCGCCGAATCCGTCGGGATTGTGCCTACCGGTCAAACCGCTCCGATCCAGGCCAAGCGCATCCACGAGGCCGGCCTCTTTGAAGCCATTCTCCCCCAACAGAAACATGCACACGACTATACGATCCGCGCGCAGGCTGCCGACGGCACCATCACGGAAAGCCATGATCCCTACGCGTTACCGCCGCTGCTGACCGATTTCGAGCTGCATCTCTTTTCAGAAGGCACGTTTTATCGAGCCTACGAATCGCTGGGCGCACACGTTCGCACGACAGAAGGCATCACCGGCGTGCATTTCGTCGTCTGGGCGCCGAATGCCGCTCGCGTCAGTGTGGTCGGTGAATTCAATCGCTGGGATGGCCGTTGCCACCCGATGACTAATCGAGGATCGACGGGACTTTGGGAACTCTTCCTCCCCGACCTGCCCGATGGAAGCCTCTACAAATATGAGATTCGGCCGCGCGGCCAGGATGCCGTCTTGGTGAAGGCGGACCCCTACGCGTGCGCCAGTGAACTTCGTCCTCGCACCGCCTCGATCGTACGTGATCTCTCTGATTTCACCTGGCACGATGAAGCCTGGATGAACGCGCGCGCGCAGCTCAATCCCTTGCGCGCCCCCATCGCCATTTATGAAGTTCATCTCGGATCATGGATGCGGGTACCGGAGGAAGGAAATCGTTGGCTCACCTATCATGAGCTGGCCTCTCGACTCATCCCCTATGTGAAGGACCTCGGCTACACCCATCTCGAACTCCTCCCCGTCACCGAGCATCCCTTCGACGGATCCTGGGGCTATCAAGCTACCGGCTATTTTTCTGCGACCAGCCGCTACGGGACGCCGGAAGACTTCATGGCGTTCGTCGATGCCGCCCATGCAGCCGGAATCGGGGTGATCATGGATTGGGCCCCCGCGCATTTCCCTGACGATCCGCATGGCCTCGCGTTTTTCGACGGCACTCATCTCTATGACCATGCCGATCCTCGCCTCGGCTATCACCCGGATTGGCACAGCCGGATCTTCAATTATGACCGTCCGGAAGTGCGCAATTTTCTCCTGAACAGTGCGCTGTTCTGGCTCGACAAGTATCACATCGACGGCATACGCGTGGACGCCGTCGCCTCGATGCTCTACCTCGACTACGGACGCAAAGCCGGCGAATGGATTCCCAATCAGTTCGGCGGCAATGAAAACCTCGGCGCGGTGACGCTGCTCAAGGAACTGAACGTCCTCGTTCATCGGGACTTCCCCGGTGCCATGACCATCGCAGAAGAATCCACTTCCTGGCCGGGTGTCTCACGCCCCACCTATACCGGCGGCCTGGGCTTTACCTTCAAGTGGAACATGGGCTGGATGCACGACACGCTCAACTATTTCGCCCACGAACCGGTGCATCGGAAGTTCCATCAAAACCAAATGACGTTCGGCTTGCTCTACGCCTTCACGGAAAACTTCGTCCTGGTTCTCTCCCACGACGAAGTCGTTCACGGCAAGCGATCATTGATCGGGAAAATGCCCGGCGATCCCTGGCAACAATTCGCCAATCTCCGCGCCCTCTATGGCTATATGTACGGCCATCCGGGGAAAAAAATGCTGTTCATGGGGAATGAGTTCGGACAGTGGAGGGAATGGAACCATGACACCAGTCTGGACTGGCATCTCTGTGAATACCCGCCCCATCACGGGTTACAGCGTTTTGTACGGGATCTGAATCATCTCTACCGGCAGGAACCGGCGCTGCACAGGGTCGACTACGAGTGGAATGGATTTCAGTGGATCGACTTCAACGACGCGGAGAATTCGGTCATCGTCTTTCTGCGAAAGGGCGAGGATGGCTCGGAATCCATTCTCTGCATAGGAAACTTTACCCCGGTTCCGCGGCATCACTACCGCGTCGGCGTCCCGACAGCGGGGCACTATCGAGAGCTGCTCAACAGCGACGCCGAACTGTACGGGGGCAGCAACATGGGGAACTCCGGCGGCGTGCGCGCCGAGGCCAGCCCCTGCCACGGCCTCCCCTATTCGCTCAACCTGACGCTTCCGCCCCTCTCCATGCTTTTCTTCAAACTGCAGCCGGAGTAG
- a CDS encoding peptidylprolyl isomerase encodes MIVRLSTLRCVCLVALLGTMVDAPVIQAETTNGAAKVVVSKGKHVSLEYTLKLNEKDVVESNVGGEPMTYLHGAEEIVPGLEKALEGMAVGEKKHIAVKPTDAYGEVDQKAIQEVKKSLVPEHAWKVGAELEARGPEGQSLFPHVTEVKEDSVVLDFNHPLAGKTLYFDVKILEIRAEAKTK; translated from the coding sequence ATGATCGTTCGTCTCTCTACGCTGAGATGTGTGTGCCTGGTGGCACTCCTGGGTACGATGGTCGATGCGCCGGTGATCCAGGCTGAGACGACGAACGGGGCTGCGAAGGTCGTGGTCTCGAAGGGGAAGCATGTGTCGCTGGAATATACGCTGAAGCTGAACGAGAAAGATGTCGTGGAATCGAATGTCGGCGGTGAACCGATGACCTATCTGCACGGCGCGGAAGAAATTGTTCCTGGACTGGAGAAAGCGCTGGAGGGGATGGCGGTCGGGGAGAAGAAGCACATCGCCGTCAAACCCACGGATGCCTACGGAGAGGTGGATCAGAAAGCTATTCAGGAAGTGAAGAAGAGCCTGGTGCCGGAGCATGCGTGGAAGGTCGGAGCCGAATTGGAAGCGCGGGGGCCCGAAGGGCAATCGCTGTTTCCCCATGTAACGGAAGTGAAAGAAGATTCGGTGGTGTTGGACTTCAACCACCCGCTGGCCGGGAAGACCCTGTACTTCGACGTCAAAATTCTGGAGATCCGCGCAGAGGCCAAGACCAAGTAG
- a CDS encoding DUF882 domain-containing protein, whose product MTTGSHWAWTRRTFLQTSVMALALALLPGLRPQRVAAQALPEGRLTFLNVWTDERLDVTYRNEAGEYDLDALDDVNHILRCHATGEVSAIDVRVLEHVNLVQKKLGGDREIHIVSGYRSPEYNARLVRAGRRAAKNSLHMQGQAIDIQIPGIHPKVIRQAALELGYGGIGYYPRSKFVHLDSGAFRSW is encoded by the coding sequence GTGACAACTGGATCGCATTGGGCCTGGACCCGACGTACGTTTCTGCAAACTTCCGTGATGGCTTTGGCCCTCGCCCTGTTGCCGGGGTTAAGGCCCCAGCGTGTGGCGGCGCAGGCGCTTCCAGAAGGCCGGTTGACCTTCTTGAATGTCTGGACCGATGAGCGGCTGGATGTGACGTATCGGAATGAAGCCGGTGAGTATGATTTGGACGCATTGGATGACGTCAATCATATCCTGCGTTGCCATGCGACCGGCGAAGTCTCAGCGATTGATGTGCGAGTGTTGGAACATGTCAATTTAGTGCAAAAGAAATTGGGTGGCGATCGGGAGATTCATATCGTCTCCGGCTATCGTTCTCCGGAGTATAACGCGCGACTCGTTCGTGCCGGCCGACGAGCGGCGAAGAATAGCCTGCATATGCAGGGTCAGGCGATCGATATACAGATTCCTGGCATTCATCCCAAAGTCATTCGACAGGCCGCCCTTGAATTGGGCTATGGCGGCATCGGCTATTATCCCCGTTCGAAATTCGTGCATCTGGATTCCGGGGCGTTCCGGTCCTGGTAA
- a CDS encoding response regulator — protein sequence MATILIIDDEESIRHLLREVLEKAGHQVLEASNGREGIEIYQKHPADLVIMDLLMPDTDGLETTLQLTREYVDAKVIAITGAQGDRNFLDVANLFGARRTFQKPFDLNKLLQAVQEELAAK from the coding sequence ATGGCTACGATTTTGATCATCGACGACGAAGAGTCCATCCGCCATCTCCTCCGCGAAGTGTTGGAAAAAGCCGGACATCAGGTGCTTGAAGCGTCCAATGGACGCGAAGGAATTGAGATCTATCAGAAGCATCCAGCCGACCTGGTCATCATGGATCTGCTGATGCCGGATACCGACGGCTTGGAAACCACGCTCCAGCTGACTCGTGAATATGTGGACGCCAAGGTCATCGCGATCACCGGCGCACAAGGCGATCGCAACTTCTTAGACGTGGCCAATCTTTTTGGTGCCAGACGAACGTTCCAGAAACCCTTCGATCTCAACAAACTCCTTCAGGCCGTACAGGAAGAACTGGCAGCCAAGTAG
- a CDS encoding PilZ domain-containing protein yields the protein MAYHRKSPRFDVNFGSTFAGETLAGQGTITNLSVGGCSIESKIPLPAQSMVGLQIQLPDSQWPLEIDQAVVRWVRGNTFGLEFQTLSDPDAARLQQLLFDLDQGPLVVMQRPAH from the coding sequence ATGGCATATCATCGAAAAAGCCCGCGATTCGACGTCAACTTCGGGAGCACTTTCGCCGGCGAAACGCTCGCAGGCCAGGGCACTATTACCAATCTGTCCGTAGGCGGCTGCAGTATCGAATCGAAGATACCGCTACCGGCCCAGAGCATGGTCGGACTGCAGATCCAACTCCCGGACTCCCAGTGGCCACTGGAGATTGATCAGGCGGTTGTCCGGTGGGTGCGAGGCAATACCTTTGGTCTGGAGTTTCAAACACTCTCGGATCCGGACGCCGCCCGGCTTCAGCAGCTGCTTTTTGACCTCGATCAGGGGCCGCTGGTGGTCATGCAACGTCCCGCACATTGA
- a CDS encoding response regulator, translated as MRTRTKILIVDDSPDFQLLVKAFLSEESYLVLSAGDTLQATGSALREKPALIVVDIGLPGGDGWMLLDRIKANTLTKHIPVVVVTGQAKIGLEEKSKAKGAAGFLKKPFEKTTFVDTINALLSTPAPSPVPPTATFSTST; from the coding sequence ATGCGAACCAGGACCAAAATACTGATTGTCGACGATAGCCCGGACTTCCAATTGCTTGTGAAAGCGTTCCTCTCTGAGGAAAGCTATCTCGTCCTCTCCGCAGGCGATACTCTCCAAGCCACCGGATCGGCCCTCCGCGAAAAACCCGCACTCATTGTTGTCGATATCGGGCTGCCGGGCGGAGACGGCTGGATGCTACTCGATCGCATCAAAGCCAATACCTTAACCAAACACATTCCCGTCGTCGTCGTGACGGGACAAGCTAAGATCGGCCTCGAAGAAAAATCAAAAGCTAAAGGAGCGGCCGGGTTCCTTAAAAAACCCTTCGAGAAGACCACCTTCGTCGACACCATCAACGCCCTTCTCTCCACTCCAGCTCCAAGCCCTGTTCCGCCAACCGCCACATTCTCTACATCGACATAG
- a CDS encoding VanZ family protein — protein sequence MWLTFWILYSLLILASGVYGSVFVGHSHWEYVIWLPPFDEMQSLQFWLDIIVNVALYAPLAVLFLQHRNSNNRSALLTAVIVGLLLSCTVELYQVYSHNRRPSPLDIVCNLSGTILGALLWQVWRKSLGQPAQPKAPAIPIP from the coding sequence ATGTGGCTGACGTTCTGGATTCTGTACAGCCTCCTCATCCTCGCCAGTGGTGTCTATGGGTCCGTCTTCGTCGGCCATTCCCATTGGGAATATGTCATTTGGCTTCCACCGTTCGACGAGATGCAATCCCTCCAATTCTGGCTGGACATTATTGTGAACGTCGCCCTCTACGCCCCCTTGGCCGTCCTGTTCCTCCAACATCGGAATTCGAACAACCGCTCAGCCCTCCTCACGGCCGTGATTGTGGGCTTACTCCTTTCCTGCACGGTCGAACTCTATCAGGTCTACTCCCACAATCGTCGCCCTTCGCCCTTGGATATTGTCTGCAACCTCAGCGGCACCATCCTCGGCGCACTACTCTGGCAGGTTTGGCGAAAATCTCTCGGGCAACCCGCTCAACCCAAAGCGCCGGCTATTCCCATCCCATAG
- a CDS encoding glycine zipper family protein, which produces MKSPSHQLLLLFSCLFLISGCAAPKPILYPNAHFRQVGESTAEQDIEDCSAMAKEAGATPGQGKSGQVAGSTTAGGAIGSAAGAVGGAVVGHPGRGAMVGAASGATGGLLRGLFRKSQPSQAFKQFVNRCLQERGYEPMGWE; this is translated from the coding sequence ATGAAATCACCGTCCCACCAGTTGTTATTGCTGTTCTCCTGCCTCTTTCTGATTTCCGGATGCGCGGCGCCTAAGCCGATTCTCTACCCCAATGCCCACTTTCGCCAGGTCGGGGAGTCTACTGCGGAGCAGGATATCGAGGACTGTTCAGCCATGGCCAAAGAGGCTGGAGCGACCCCGGGCCAGGGAAAGAGCGGCCAAGTGGCCGGGAGTACGACGGCGGGTGGTGCGATTGGATCAGCGGCCGGCGCTGTAGGCGGGGCGGTCGTCGGACATCCCGGGCGCGGGGCGATGGTCGGGGCGGCGAGCGGAGCAACCGGTGGACTGCTCCGCGGCCTGTTTCGGAAGTCGCAGCCCAGTCAGGCGTTCAAGCAGTTTGTGAATCGTTGTCTGCAGGAGCGCGGCTATGAGCCTATGGGATGGGAATAG
- a CDS encoding SagB/ThcOx family dehydrogenase encodes MSTDKPAFSPAAEPLSTDPVDQVIRYHIQTKHHFNRYARSTGYLDWANQPDPFRRFAGAELIPLPLLKPDEEPISPAYDAVYQQGAVPSQLVTLRSLSRFFEFALALSAWKKGGETEWALRSNPSSGNLHPTEGYVILPQIGGLDIQPGLYHYAPKEHGLERRAAFPAELIAQLLAPFPPGAFLFGLSSVHWREAWKYGERAFRYCNHDIGHALGSARVAAATLGWNMALLDGVEQNSVALLLGTNRPDDFADVEPEHPDCLCVLWPRETEEPWSSDIPLSLDAALVKDFSNVSWQGKANRLSGEHGVHWEAIDAVADASWKLSQEQPVLSRPLPGTIDASGVTGAAGPPAGQIIRQRRSAVSFDGRTSISSAVFFRMLQRVMPRAERPQLERPMPWDLWPHDPAIHLMIFVHRVEGLAPGLYVLVRDRAKLPLVQQSLNPELVWTQPPGCPDDLALYWLLEGDAKRAAAQVSCHQEIAADSAFSLGMLAEFEGRLRQAGAWFYPRLFWEAGLLGQVLYLEAEAAGVRGTGIGCFFDDPVHEMLGVQGLSFQSLYHFTIGGPVEDRRMMTLAAYHHLSR; translated from the coding sequence ATGAGTACTGATAAGCCAGCTTTCTCTCCAGCGGCAGAACCTCTCTCAACTGATCCGGTCGATCAGGTCATCCGCTATCACATCCAGACGAAGCATCACTTCAATCGCTATGCCCGATCGACGGGGTATCTGGATTGGGCGAATCAGCCTGATCCCTTTCGGCGCTTCGCCGGGGCGGAGCTGATTCCGTTACCCTTATTGAAGCCGGATGAGGAGCCCATCTCGCCGGCCTATGACGCGGTCTATCAGCAGGGGGCGGTTCCCTCTCAGCTGGTCACCCTGCGTTCGCTTTCCCGGTTTTTTGAATTTGCCCTGGCCCTGTCTGCCTGGAAGAAAGGCGGAGAGACGGAATGGGCGCTGCGGAGTAATCCCTCATCCGGCAATCTCCATCCGACGGAAGGCTATGTAATCCTGCCGCAGATCGGCGGACTCGACATACAGCCGGGGCTTTACCACTATGCGCCGAAAGAACATGGGCTGGAGCGGCGGGCAGCATTTCCGGCTGAGCTGATCGCGCAGTTGCTCGCTCCGTTCCCGCCGGGAGCGTTTCTCTTCGGTCTCTCGTCGGTACATTGGCGGGAAGCCTGGAAGTACGGGGAGCGCGCGTTTCGCTACTGCAATCATGATATTGGACATGCCCTTGGTTCTGCGCGGGTCGCAGCGGCGACGTTGGGGTGGAACATGGCGCTGCTGGACGGGGTGGAGCAGAACTCTGTGGCCTTGTTGTTAGGCACGAATCGCCCGGATGATTTCGCCGATGTCGAACCGGAGCATCCGGATTGTCTCTGTGTGCTGTGGCCACGCGAGACCGAGGAGCCCTGGTCTTCAGACATCCCCCTCTCTCTCGATGCGGCCCTGGTCAAGGATTTCTCAAATGTGTCCTGGCAGGGGAAAGCAAATCGACTGAGCGGGGAGCACGGAGTTCATTGGGAGGCGATCGACGCGGTCGCCGATGCTTCGTGGAAGTTGTCGCAGGAGCAGCCGGTGTTGTCGCGTCCTCTTCCTGGGACGATCGACGCTTCAGGAGTGACGGGCGCCGCCGGGCCTCCGGCGGGCCAAATCATCCGTCAGCGTCGAAGCGCCGTGTCGTTTGATGGACGGACATCGATTTCGTCGGCGGTCTTCTTTCGCATGCTGCAACGGGTAATGCCGCGCGCCGAACGTCCTCAGTTGGAGCGGCCGATGCCCTGGGATCTGTGGCCTCATGATCCGGCGATTCATTTGATGATCTTTGTGCATCGCGTCGAGGGGCTGGCGCCCGGTCTCTATGTCCTGGTGCGGGATCGGGCGAAGCTGCCGCTGGTCCAGCAGTCGCTCAATCCGGAGCTGGTCTGGACGCAGCCGCCGGGATGCCCTGATGACTTAGCGCTCTATTGGTTGCTCGAGGGTGATGCAAAGCGTGCGGCGGCGCAGGTGAGTTGCCATCAAGAGATTGCCGCGGACAGCGCCTTCTCGCTGGGCATGTTGGCTGAGTTTGAAGGACGCTTGCGTCAGGCGGGGGCCTGGTTTTATCCTCGGTTGTTCTGGGAGGCCGGATTGCTTGGCCAGGTATTGTATTTGGAGGCGGAGGCGGCCGGGGTGCGAGGGACGGGGATCGGCTGTTTCTTCGATGACCCGGTTCATGAGATGCTGGGCGTGCAGGGTTTGTCCTTTCAATCGCTGTATCACTTTACGATTGGCGGACCGGTGGAGGATCGCAGAATGATGACATTGGCTGCCTACCACCATCTGAGTCGATAG
- a CDS encoding hemerythrin domain-containing protein codes for MAGLIQELKEHHIHLLSILQLAKINGVSTLETRELLRSARTTLLDHLRKEDVELYPVLHTAAKKNPAIQETLDTFARDMAETSKVAIGFFKKWDQGGTDHDLSKEFGLLQAKLLSRIRREEELLYPLYEQIAARKAA; via the coding sequence ATGGCCGGACTCATTCAGGAATTGAAAGAACATCACATCCACCTGCTCTCGATTTTACAGTTGGCGAAAATCAACGGGGTTTCCACGCTCGAAACGCGGGAGCTCTTGCGCTCCGCACGAACGACGCTGCTGGATCACCTGCGTAAGGAAGACGTTGAACTCTATCCCGTCTTGCACACGGCCGCAAAGAAGAATCCCGCCATCCAAGAAACTCTGGACACGTTTGCCAGAGACATGGCTGAAACGTCGAAAGTGGCAATCGGCTTCTTCAAGAAATGGGACCAGGGCGGAACAGACCATGATCTCTCGAAGGAGTTCGGCCTGCTGCAGGCCAAACTCCTCAGCCGGATCCGCCGGGAAGAAGAACTCCTCTACCCTCTCTACGAACAAATCGCTGCAAGAAAGGCGGCATAG
- a CDS encoding acyloxyacyl hydrolase, with protein MLLRALWLLLIVGAIATPAQATESVAPQITVGTQEVGLSAGYLLPHRLTQDHTTKQQGVALMPSWMMTVTDPMGDSWYRGQISLGAEVVYIQFQEPFLTHGMGFTPKIKYSMVAHDRIRPYAEFAGGPFWTDLAGKIPEESSRFNFILTAGFGCSFFLTPQTSFNLGYRFHHISNAGTRYPNLGLNSSLPFGGFSFYF; from the coding sequence GTGCTGCTGCGTGCCCTTTGGTTGCTCCTCATAGTCGGCGCCATCGCCACTCCGGCACAGGCGACGGAATCCGTGGCTCCTCAGATCACGGTCGGCACCCAGGAAGTCGGCCTCTCCGCGGGCTACCTCCTCCCGCACCGCCTCACGCAAGATCACACGACCAAGCAGCAGGGCGTTGCCTTGATGCCGTCCTGGATGATGACCGTGACCGATCCCATGGGCGACAGCTGGTACCGCGGACAGATTTCACTGGGCGCCGAGGTGGTCTACATCCAGTTTCAAGAACCCTTTCTCACGCACGGCATGGGCTTTACGCCCAAGATCAAATACTCCATGGTCGCGCACGATCGCATTCGCCCCTACGCCGAATTTGCGGGCGGCCCGTTCTGGACCGACCTCGCCGGCAAGATTCCCGAAGAATCCTCGCGGTTCAATTTCATTCTGACCGCGGGATTCGGCTGTTCGTTCTTTCTGACGCCTCAGACGTCATTCAACCTCGGTTATCGGTTCCACCATATTTCCAACGCCGGCACGCGATATCCCAACTTGGGACTCAACTCCAGCTTGCCGTTCGGCGGATTCTCGTTTTACTTCTGA
- a CDS encoding tetratricopeptide repeat protein, which produces MDIEAFRQMVVKNPKGFLGRYGLGNKILQEGGNLEEAVEHLRVAVQLDPVHVASHLALGRALIGVGRPEEAKPVLQAGIDASASGRANGGRDLVPEMQMILQGLR; this is translated from the coding sequence ATGGACATTGAAGCCTTTCGTCAAATGGTCGTCAAAAACCCCAAGGGGTTCCTCGGGCGCTACGGCCTGGGCAATAAAATTCTGCAGGAAGGCGGCAATCTGGAAGAAGCCGTTGAACACCTGCGCGTCGCCGTCCAACTGGACCCGGTGCATGTGGCGTCCCACCTGGCTCTCGGACGCGCCCTGATCGGTGTGGGACGGCCGGAAGAAGCCAAACCTGTGCTGCAAGCCGGTATCGACGCCTCCGCCTCCGGACGAGCCAATGGCGGGCGCGACCTCGTCCCTGAAATGCAGATGATCCTCCAAGGGCTACGCTAA
- a CDS encoding class I SAM-dependent methyltransferase, with protein MRFLAIIVTGCAKLVGTLVGWLAQIHMFLYGILPALLPPDQLSALIRRYYDRSYAEAGTRIPLTGYSWSLEAWEEQMLAQHLSRPDTILILGAGLGRESLVLAQRGYDALALDIARGGLLIGARRAASLNLPVTFVQADFLTPPVRAASVAYIILSGVMYSAVPGRTRRQEWLRRLMQCLKPGGKLVLNFVIAREPDTALTRMIRRCAATILSWPGTNQTYQDGDTCTNGHFMHVFRDKEELRTEIAEAGATLVELNWPDGYAVLS; from the coding sequence ATGCGTTTTCTGGCCATCATCGTCACGGGATGCGCGAAGCTCGTGGGCACGCTCGTCGGATGGCTCGCACAGATCCACATGTTTCTGTATGGCATCCTCCCGGCGCTCTTGCCACCCGATCAACTCAGCGCACTGATCCGTCGTTACTATGACCGCAGCTACGCGGAGGCCGGTACCCGTATTCCCCTCACCGGCTATTCCTGGTCGTTGGAGGCCTGGGAGGAGCAGATGCTGGCGCAACATCTGTCGCGGCCCGATACCATCCTCATCCTCGGGGCTGGGCTCGGGCGTGAGTCGCTCGTGCTGGCCCAACGGGGCTATGACGCATTGGCGCTGGACATTGCTCGCGGAGGATTACTCATCGGCGCCCGACGGGCCGCGTCGCTAAATCTTCCCGTCACATTCGTACAAGCGGACTTTCTCACCCCCCCGGTTCGAGCCGCGTCCGTCGCATACATCATCCTCTCCGGCGTCATGTACAGCGCCGTCCCAGGGCGTACACGACGACAGGAGTGGCTGCGACGTCTCATGCAATGCCTCAAGCCTGGTGGGAAGCTGGTCCTGAACTTCGTGATCGCCAGAGAACCGGACACGGCGCTCACTCGCATGATTCGGCGATGCGCCGCCACGATCCTCTCCTGGCCGGGAACCAACCAGACCTATCAAGACGGCGATACCTGTACCAACGGCCATTTCATGCACGTGTTCCGCGATAAAGAAGAACTGCGGACAGAGATCGCTGAGGCCGGCGCGACCCTGGTCGAGCTGAACTGGCCCGATGGCTATGCCGTCCTCTCCTGA
- a CDS encoding PqqD family protein has translation MNPTAVFSKHPDYVQRDVAGECILVPVRRSLKDSNSIYVLNETGAALWQRLDGTCTVQDICAAFIEDYDVAPDQLNQDFDTLLADLLSIQAIQEVAVAHGPTG, from the coding sequence ATGAATCCTACGGCCGTCTTTTCGAAACATCCGGACTATGTCCAGCGCGACGTGGCCGGAGAATGTATCCTCGTCCCGGTGCGGCGCTCGCTCAAAGACTCCAACAGCATCTACGTCTTAAATGAAACCGGTGCAGCCCTGTGGCAGCGCCTCGACGGCACCTGTACCGTGCAGGACATCTGCGCCGCATTTATCGAGGACTACGATGTCGCTCCGGACCAATTGAATCAAGACTTCGACACATTACTGGCAGACCTTCTCTCGATCCAGGCAATCCAAGAGGTGGCGGTCGCCCATGGTCCCACAGGTTAA
- a CDS encoding radical SAM protein, with protein sequence MVPQVKLSHLPDRYPLACQWEITCRCNLRCVMCYTDCRNTPESVRRELSTDEIFRIMDQLLEAGLLELCLTGGEPLSRPDFFQIYDYAVSRGLLVTLFTNGTLITESVADRLAALPPHRVEISLHGTTTETFERVTQGTGSHARCLEAIRMLAARRLPLVVKTTAMTINRDEVLAVKSWAASLGPGAFRLGEDLRPELDGGAGPFRYALSAHELETLNRQDPDLWSEACRKSRTDLPPCNSGMQRFHIDAYGGLHLCSGNRRQSYDLRQGSFREGFYEVLPTFACEWKTPASTRLIQPEAHHV encoded by the coding sequence ATGGTCCCACAGGTTAAACTCAGCCATCTGCCGGATCGTTACCCCCTCGCCTGCCAGTGGGAGATCACCTGCCGCTGCAATCTCCGATGCGTCATGTGTTATACGGATTGTCGGAACACACCGGAATCCGTTCGCCGCGAACTCTCTACCGACGAGATCTTCCGCATCATGGATCAGCTGCTGGAGGCCGGGCTCCTTGAGCTCTGCCTGACCGGCGGCGAGCCGCTCTCGCGGCCCGACTTCTTTCAGATCTACGATTATGCCGTCTCGCGCGGACTCCTGGTGACCCTCTTTACCAACGGCACACTCATCACTGAATCCGTCGCCGATCGGCTCGCGGCTCTCCCGCCCCATCGTGTTGAAATCAGCCTTCATGGCACGACGACCGAAACCTTCGAGCGCGTCACGCAAGGAACCGGCTCCCATGCGCGTTGCCTGGAGGCGATTCGCATGTTGGCCGCCCGACGACTTCCGCTTGTCGTCAAGACCACCGCGATGACCATCAACCGTGACGAAGTACTTGCCGTCAAATCATGGGCTGCCTCGCTGGGACCGGGGGCCTTCCGCCTAGGGGAGGACCTGCGCCCAGAACTTGACGGCGGGGCCGGACCGTTTCGCTATGCCCTCTCGGCGCATGAGCTGGAGACATTGAACAGGCAGGACCCGGATCTCTGGAGCGAAGCCTGCCGGAAATCCCGAACCGATCTCCCGCCTTGCAACAGCGGCATGCAGCGCTTTCACATTGATGCCTACGGCGGCTTGCATCTCTGTTCGGGCAACCGGCGGCAGTCCTACGATCTACGACAAGGTTCATTCCGAGAAGGGTTTTATGAGGTGCTTCCGACGTTTGCCTGCGAATGGAAGACGCCGGCCTCGACGCGCCTCATTCAACCGGAAGCGCATCATGTCTGA